The nucleotide sequence AAAAACCACGAATGCGTTTGTTTTTATCCACCAAAATAAAATTTTCGGTGTGTACCATATCATACAACTCTCCGGTGGTTTCGGTCTTCACCGCCAAAAATGATTGTCGTGCCAAATAATAAATCGCTTTTTTATCGCCAGTGAGCAAGTTCCATTTGGCATCGTTCACCCCTTTTTCATCGGCATATTTTCGCAATACTTCAGGCGTATCAATATCAGGAGTAACCGAAAAAGAAAGCAACTTCACATCGGGCATTTCTTTGATTTGATTTTGCAACCACACCATATTATCGGTCATTTTAGGACAAATTGTGGGGCAAGTTGTAAAAAAGAAATCAGCAACATAAATTACGTTTTCATACTCGTTTTGCGTAATGGTTTCATTGTTTTGGTTTTGAAACGAAAAATCGGCAATTTGATGCTTTAGTTTATTGTTTTCGTGCTGCACCAAACTATCCACCAATTCCGGATTTACCATTGCAGGTGTATAAATAGGTAAATGTTTCTCTGGTTTCAAAGCATTGTAAAACAAAAACAGAATCACAACCGACAATACGCCAATGGTTATAAACAAGTATCTGTATCGATAAAAAATAGCCTTCATTACTTCAATTTTGTGCGAAATTACAAAACGTTTCCACTAAAAACGGTTAAATAAGTTATAAAACAACCTATTAATTCGGCAATATTTTTATTTTTGTAAGGATATATACCTAATCAATTGTAAAATGAATAAAAAATTTATGTTCTTGCCTGCAACAATATTAATGATTGCAACTGCAACAGTTCAGGCACAAGATCAATCAAACGAAAACCACGGAATCAACTTGGAATACATGGATAAAAACGTGAAGCCAGGTGATGATTTCTTTAGATATGTAAACGGGGAATGGTTTGACAAAACCGAAATTCCTGCAGACAGAACCCGTTGGGGAAGTTTTGATGAATTGCGTCAAAATACCGATATCGATGCGTTGACCATTTTGAAAGAAGCGGTTAACAATAAAAAATTAGATCCAAATTCGGATCAAATGAAAGCGGTGAATGTTTTTAAAACGTATTTAGATTTAGAAACACGCAACAAATTAGGCATTCAACCTATTCAATCTACATTAGATCAAATCAATAAAGTACAAAACACAAAAGATGTGGTGGCGTTGCTTACCGATAAAATGCCCGAAGGTGGCTTAGGATTTTTTGGCATGTATGTTTATGCCGATGCCATGGATTCTAACAAAAATGTAGTAAATATTTCACCAGGAAGTATTGGTTTGCCCGACCGTGATTATTATGTTTCAAAAGATGCCGATTCGCAAGACAAAAAACAGAAATACG is from Paenimyroides aestuarii and encodes:
- a CDS encoding SCO family protein, whose translation is MKAIFYRYRYLFITIGVLSVVILFLFYNALKPEKHLPIYTPAMVNPELVDSLVQHENNKLKHQIADFSFQNQNNETITQNEYENVIYVADFFFTTCPTICPKMTDNMVWLQNQIKEMPDVKLLSFSVTPDIDTPEVLRKYADEKGVNDAKWNLLTGDKKAIYYLARQSFLAVKTETTGELYDMVHTENFILVDKNKRIRGFYDGTNLDTDKDDGTKNMMQLLEDIKWLRNKN